One Hevea brasiliensis isolate MT/VB/25A 57/8 chromosome 5, ASM3005281v1, whole genome shotgun sequence genomic region harbors:
- the LOC110662812 gene encoding pathogenesis-related protein 1, with the protein MLIRKLSQAITICLIGLAMVHISHAQNSPQDYLNAHNAARARVGVGPIRWDNKVAAYAQNYANKRKGDCRLVHSVGPYGENLAWSSGDLTGSAAVKMWVDERPHYDYNSNSCVGGECRHYTQVVWQNSVRLGCAKVSCNSGGTIISCNYDPPGNYVTQRPYDLVSIF; encoded by the coding sequence ATGTTGATTAGAAAACTTTCCCAAGCAATAACCATTTGCCTCATAGGCTTAGCGATGGTGCATATTTCCCATGCTCAAAATTCCCCACAAGACTACCTCAATGCTCATAATGCTGCTCGTGCAAGGGTGGGTGTTGGACCTATTAGATGGGACAACAAAGTTGCTGCTTATGCACAAAACTATGCCAATAAACGCAAGGGAGATTGCCGGCTTGTGCACTCCGTTGGACCTTACGGTGAGAATCTCGCATGGAGCAGTGGCGACCTCACCGGCTCGGCTGCGGTGAAAATGTGGGTAGATGAGAGGCCACACTATGACTATAACTCTAATTCTTGTGTTGGTGGAGAATGCCGGCACTATACTCAGGTAGTTTGGCAAAACTCGGTTCGCTTAGGCTGTGCTAAAGTGAGTTGCAACAGTGGAGGCACAATCATCTCTTGTAACTATGATCCTCCGGGGAACTATGTTACTCAACGTCCTTATGATCTTGTATCCATCTTTTAG